A stretch of Panthera tigris isolate Pti1 chromosome E2, P.tigris_Pti1_mat1.1, whole genome shotgun sequence DNA encodes these proteins:
- the HAS1 gene encoding hyaluronan synthase 1: MAMTQDVPKPTPAARHCSGLARRVLTVTFALLILGLMTWAYAAGVPLASDRYGLLAFGLYGAFLSAHLVAQSLFAYLEHRRVAAAARRAAARGPLDAAAARSVALTISAYQEDPAYLRQCLASARALQYPRARLRVLMVVDGNRAEDLYMVDMFREVFADEDPATYVWDGNYHRPWEPAAAAGAAGAGAYREVEAEDPGRLAVEALVRTHRCVCVAQRWGGKREVMYTAFKALGDSVDYVQVCDSDTRLDPMALLELVRVLDEDPRVGAVGGDVRILNPLDSWVSFLSSLRYWVAFNVERACQSYFHCVSCISGPLGLYRNHLLQQFLEAWYNQKFLGTHCTFGDDRHLTNRMLSMGYATKYTSRSRCYSETPSSFLRWLSQQTRWSKSYFREWLYNALWWHRHHAWMTYEAVVSGLFPFFVAATVLRLFYAGRPWALLWVLLCVQGVALAKAAFAAWLRGCPRMVLLSLYAPLYMCGLLPAKFLALATMNQSGWGTSGRRKLAANYVPLLPLALWALLLLGGLVRSVVQEARADWGGPSRAAEARHLAAGAGAYVGYWVVMLTLYWVGVRRLCRRRAGGYRVQV, encoded by the exons ATGGCGATGACACAG GACGTGCCCAAGCCCACCCCGGCCGCCCGCCACTGCTCCGGCCTGGCCCGGCGGGTGCTGACCGTCACGTTCGCGCTGCTCATCCTGGGCCTCATGACCTGGGCCTACGCCGCCGGGGTGCCGCTGGCCTCCGATCGCTACGGCCTCCTCGCCTTCGGTCTGTACGGGGCCTTCCTCTCGGCGCACCTGGTGGCGCAGAGCCTCTTCGCGTACCTGGAGCACCGgcgggtggcggcggcggcgcggcgggcggcggcgcgggggcCCCTGGACGCGGCGGCGGCGCGCAGCGTGGCGCTGACCATCTCGGCGTACCAGGAGGACCCCGCGTACCTGCGCCAGTGCCTGGCGTCCGCCCGCGCCCTGCAGTACCCGCGCGCGCGCCTGCGCGTCCTCATGGTGGTGGACGGCAACCGCGCCGAGGACCTCTACATGGTGGACATGTTCCGCGAGGTCTTCGCCGACGAGGACCCCGCCACCTACGTGTGGGACGGCAACTACCACCGGCCTTGGGAGCCGGCGGCcgcggcgggcgcggcgggcgcgggcgcCTACCGGGAGGTGGAGGCCGAGGACCCCGGGCGGCTGGCGGTGGAGGCGCTGGTGAGGACGCACCGCTGCGTGTGCGTGGCGCAGCGCTGGGGCGGCAAGCGCGAGGTCATGTACACCGCCTTCAAGGCGCTCGGCGACTCGGTGGACTACGTGCAG GTTTGTGACTCGGACACGAGGCTGGACCCCATGGCACTCCTGGAGCTGGTGCGGGTGCTGGACGAGGACCCCCGGGTGGGGGCTGTTGGGGGGGACGTGCGGATCCTTAACCCCCTGGACTCCTGGGTCAGCTTCTTAAGCAGCCTGCGGTACTGGGTGGCCTTCAATGTGGAGCGGGCTTGTCAGAGCTACTTCCACTGTGTGTCCTGCATCAGTGGTCCCCTAG GCCTGTACAGGAACCACCTCCTGCAGCAGTTCCTTGAGGCCTGGTACAACCAGAAGTTCCTGGGCACCCACTGCACCTTTGGGGATGACCGGCACCTCACCAACCGCATGCTCAGCATGGGTTATGCCACCAA GTATACATCCCGGTCCCGCTGCTACTCCGAGACACCCTCTTCCTTCCTGCGCTGGCTGAGCCAGCAGACGCGCTGGTCCAAGTCGTACTTCCGCGAGTGGCTGTACAACGCGCTCTGGTGGCACCGGCACCACGCCTGGATGACGTACGAGGCGGTGGTGTCGGGCCTCTTCCCCTTCTTCGTGGCGGCCACCGTGCTGCGGCTCTTCTACGCCGGCCGCCCGTGGGCGCTGCTCTGGGTGCTGCTGTGCGTGCAGGGCGTGGCGCTGGCCAAGGCGGCCTTCGCGGCCTGGCTGCGCGGCTGCCCGCGCATGGTGCTGCTGTCGCTCTACGCGCCGCTCTACATGTGCGGCCTCCTGCCCGCCAAGTTCCTGGCGCTGGCCACCATGAACCAGAGCGGCTGGGGCACCTCCGGCCGCCGGAAGCTGGCCGCCAACTACGTGCCCCTGCTGCCGCTGGCGCTCTGGGCGTTGCTGCTGCTGGGGGGCCTGGTCCGCAGCGTGGTGCAGGAGGCCAGGGCCGACTGGGGCGGCCCCTCGCGGGCCGCCGAGGCCCGGCACCTGGCCGCAGGGGCCGGCGCCTACGTGGGGTACTGGGTGGTGATGCTGACGCTCTACTGGGTGGGCGTGCGGAGGCTCTgccggcggcgggcgggcggctaCCGCGTGCAGGTGTGA